In the Gossypium arboreum isolate Shixiya-1 chromosome 10, ASM2569848v2, whole genome shotgun sequence genome, one interval contains:
- the LOC108487639 gene encoding pentatricopeptide repeat-containing protein At1g63330-like, giving the protein MGKLNPSLLFTSIVNGGKNLSYFRSPFSRYFNTSATHVSAFSKNSISVRGKRKKYDGLHNVDDDLNLFYRMIDKYPMPSTVEFNRLLVAIVRTKHYAIVVSMYSRLQLLGVSHDVYSFNILINCFCQLGYIDFGFSILGKMLKLGVEPDVITLSTLINGLCKQSKISQALSLFDDMIGKGYQPNLIAYNTILNGLFKTGNMKSAVRFLRMMEKRGFEPDIVAYNTFIDYLCKCGLQSEALDLFSQMKVKGITPNMVSYSCLIHAMCNSGLQKEATKLLNEMVDKNISLDIFMYNMLIDAHCKEGTISEAVDTIDTMRKQGIEPNVVTYSILVDAHCKEGMIPEAKDIVETMIKQGIEPNVVTYSILVDALCKEGMVFEAEDIVDKMSNQGIEPDVVTYNALINGYCLRNKMDKVRSVFQLMIKKGCVPDICSFNIMINGYCKAKRLGEAMELFHKMAQKGPIPDTITYSTLMQGMCRLGRISAACELLKKMLASGQVPNLMTCSILLDGLCKRGKLKEALNFFQAMRNSGLKLDIVSYNILIGGLCKIGYIEVAKKVFRELSVNGLKPDVYSYAIMINGFCRKGLSDEAYQLFRSMGDNDCLPNSCCYNVMIQGFIQNNCTSKATTLLTEMVDKGFSADLCSATLFLDLILRYGKSILI; this is encoded by the coding sequence ATGGGTAAGCTTAATCCTTCTTTACTTTTTACTTCTATTGTTAATGGTGGAAAGAATCTTTCTTATTTCCGCTCTCCCTTTTCTCGTTATTTTAACACCTCTGCTACCCACGTCAGTGCGTTTAGTAAGAATTCCATTTCTGTAAGGGGGAAGAGAAAGAAGTATGATGGCCTCCataatgttgatgatgatttgAATTTGTTTTATAGGATGATTGACAAGTACCCAATGCCTTCAACTGTGGAATTCAATAGATTATTAGTAGCCATTGTTAGAACGAAACATTATGCCATTGTTGTTTCTATGTATAGCCGATTACAATTACTAGGGGTTTCTCATGATGTTTATTCTTTCAACATCTTGATTAATTGCTTTTGTCAATTAGGTTATATTGATTTTGGGTTTTCTATTTTGGGTAAAATGTTGAAGCTAGGTGTTGAACCTGATGTTATAACTTTGTCCACTTTGATTAATGGACTTTGTAAGCAAAGTAAGATTTCTCAGGCTTTGAGTTTGTTTGATGATATGATTGGAAAAGGGTATCAACCTAATTTAATTGCTTACAATACAATACTTAATGGGTTGTTTAAGACGGGGAATATGAAAAGTGCTGTTAGGTTTCTGAGGATGATGGAAAAAAGAGGTTTCGAACCCGATATTGTAGCATATAACACTTTCATTGACTATCTTTGCAAGTGTGGGTTACAAAGTGAGGCTCTAGATCTCTTCTCCCAAATGAAGGTTAAGGGCATTACACCAAATATGGTTAGTTATAGTTGCTTAATTCATGCTATGTGTAATTCAGGCTTGCAAAAGGAGGCAACAAAGCTTTTGAATGAAATGGTGGATAAAAATATTTCACTTGATATTTTCATGTATAATATGTTGATTGATGCACATTGCAAGGAGGGGACAATTTCTGAAGCTGTAGATACCATTGACACAATGAGAAAGCAAGGCATTGAGCCTAATGTTGTTACATATAGTATATTGGTTGATGCACATTGTAAGGAAGGGATGATTCCTGAAGCTAAAGATATTGTTGAGACAATGATAAAGCAAGGCATTGAGCCTAATGTTGTCACGTATAGTATATTGGTCGATGCACTTTGTAAGGAGGGGATGGTTTTTGAAGCTGAAGATATTGTTGACAAAATGAGCAATCAAGGCATTGAGCCTGATGTTGTTACCTATAATGCATTGATAAATGGCTATTGCTTGCGAAATAAAATGGATAAAGTTAGAAGTGTATTTCAGTTGATGATTAAGAAGGGTTGTGTTCCTGATATATGTAGTTTCAACATCATGATCAACGGATATTGTAAAGCTAAAAGGTTGGGCGAAGCAATGGAACTCTTTCacaaaatggctcaaaaaggaccAATCCCTGATACTATCACCTACAGCACTCTTATGCAAGGAATGTGTCGATTAGGGAGAATTTCAGCTGCATGTGAACTTTTGAAAAAGATGCTTGCTTCTGGGCAAGTTCCAAATCTAATGACCTGTTCAATTTTGCTGGATGGTTTATGCAAAAGAGGCAAACTCAAAGAAGCATTGAATTTTTTTCAAGCAATGCGGAACAGTGGGCTGAAACTTGATATTGTCTCTTATAATATCCTTATTGGTGGCTTGTGCAAAATTGGGTATATCGAAGTTGCAAAGAAAGTATTTCGTGAACTTTCAGTCAATGGTTTAAAACCTGATGTTTACTCGTATGCTATAATGATTAATGGTTTTTGTAGAAAGGGATTGTCGGATGAAGCATACCAATTGTTTAGGAGCATGGGAGATAATGATTGCTTGCCTAATAGTTGCTGTTATAATGTAATGATCCAAGGGTTCATCCAAAACAACTGTACCTCAAAGGCAACAACACTTCTTACGGAAATGGTCGATAAGGGCTTTTCTGCAGATTTATGCTCTGCCACCTTATTTTTGGATCTAATCTTACGATATGGTAAATCAATCTTGATCTAA
- the LOC108487448 gene encoding uncharacterized protein LOC108487448, producing the protein MMSLKHFWTKKTLVGLGLGQFLSLLITSTGFSSSELSNRGINAPTSQSFLNYVLLTVVYGSVMLYKRQALKAKWYYYVVLGLVDVEANYLVVKAYQYTSITSVMLLDCWSIPSVMLLTFIFLKTKYRFRKIAGVIVCVAGLVMVIFSDVHAGDRSGGRDPLKGDLLVIAGATLYAISNVSEEFLVKNANTVELISFLGLFGAIISAIQISIIERNELKSIHWTAGAAFPFFGFSLAMFLFYSFVPVLLKTSGSTMLNLSLLTSDMWAVIIRSFAYHEKVDWMYFLAFAAVAVGLVIYSGGDKEEDQHQCTASVGDEDAGRSKHFDEEAGFDNINRGAIAGSSKTGDTSKHDCITSGERSETIENKNTGKDVQWKKS; encoded by the exons ATGATGAGTTTAAAGCATTTTTGGACAAAGAAGACTTTGGTTGGGCTTGGCTTGGGGCAATTTCTATCTCTTCTTATCACTTCTACTGGTTTCTCTTCATCTGAACTTTCTAACAGAG GAATCAATGCTCCAACATCTCAATCTTTTCTAAATTATGTACTCTTGACTGTCGTCTATGGAAGTGTTATGCTTTACAAGAGGCAAGCACTTAAG gCTAAATGGTATTATTATGTTGTTCTTGGATTAGTAGATGTAGAGGCCAATTATCTTG TGGTGAAGGCATACCAGTACACATCTATAACGAGTGTAATGCTGCTCGACTGTTGGTCTATCCCATCAGTCATGCTTCTTACCTTTATTTTCTTGAAAACAAAGTACAGATTCAGAAAGATAGCTGGTGTAATTGTATGTGTTGCTGGTCTTGTGATGGTTATTTTTTCAGATGTTCATGCAGGTGACCGATCAG GAGGCCGTGACCCTCTCAAAGGAGATTTACTCGTTATTGCTGGGGCAACACTCTATGCCATTAGTAATGTCAGCGAG GAGTTTCTTGTGAAGAATGCAAATACAGTTGAACTCATTTCATTCTTGGGCCTCTTTGGTGCCATTATCAGTGCAATACAAAT AAGCATAATCGAACGCAATGAACTCAAATCTATTCACTGGACGGCTGGTGCT GCATTTCCATTTTTCGGATTTTCATTGGCCATGTTTTTGTTTTACTCATTTGTCCCGGTGTTACTTAAG ACGAGCGGTTCCACAATGCTCAATCTCTCTTTGCTGACCTCAGACATGTGGGCTGTCATAATCCGCAGTTTTGCTTACCATGAAAAG GTTGATTGGATGTACTTTTTAGCCTTTGCTGCAGTAGCTGTTGGACTTGTTATTTATTCCGG GGGTGACAAGGAAGAGGATCAGCATCAATGCACAGCCAGTGTTGGTGACGAAGATGCTGGAAGAAGCAAGCATTTTGATGAGGAGGCTGGTTTTGATAACATCAATCGAGGAGCTATAGCCGGAAGCTCAAAAACCGGGGATACTAGCAAGCATGACTGTATCACTAGTGGCGAAAGAAGTGAAACTATTGAAAACAAGAACACCGGAAAAGATGTGCAATGGAAGAAGTCATGA